From the Sphingomonas suaedae genome, one window contains:
- a CDS encoding secondary thiamine-phosphate synthase enzyme YjbQ, whose protein sequence is MRQAVQEVAIETPGQGLHDFTPAVLRWVADTGIATGLLTLFVRHTSCSLLIQENAAPAARRDLERWIARIAPENGGYEHDDEGPDDMPAHLRAAITATSLSIPVTGGVPMLGTWQGIFLFEHRAAAHRRRVALHLIGE, encoded by the coding sequence ATGCGACAGGCAGTGCAGGAGGTGGCGATAGAAACCCCGGGGCAGGGGCTGCATGACTTCACCCCCGCGGTGCTTCGCTGGGTCGCGGACACCGGAATCGCGACCGGACTGCTCACGCTGTTCGTTCGGCACACCAGTTGTTCGCTCTTGATTCAGGAAAACGCCGCCCCGGCGGCACGCCGCGATCTCGAACGCTGGATCGCCCGTATCGCGCCGGAAAATGGCGGCTACGAACATGATGACGAGGGACCGGACGACATGCCCGCGCATCTGCGCGCGGCGATCACCGCGACGTCCTTGTCGATCCCGGTGACGGGCGGCGTACCGATGCTCGGCACCTGGCAGGGCATATTCTTGTTCGAACATCGCGCCGCGGCGCATCGCCGCCGGGTCGCGCTTCATCTGATCGGGGAGTGA
- a CDS encoding tRNA-binding protein, whose protein sequence is MHVNHATNAPAAPEIAFDQFLAVDIRVGTIVAAEPFPEARKPAYRLTIDFGPAIGIKRSSAQITEHYALEDLPGRQVAAVVNFPPRQIGPMMSEVLTLGFPDADGKVVLFHPSVAVPNGGRLF, encoded by the coding sequence ATGCACGTAAACCACGCCACCAACGCCCCCGCTGCACCGGAAATTGCATTCGATCAGTTTCTGGCCGTCGATATCCGCGTCGGCACGATCGTTGCCGCCGAACCCTTTCCAGAGGCGCGCAAGCCCGCCTACAGACTGACGATCGATTTCGGTCCGGCGATCGGGATCAAGCGATCCTCGGCGCAGATCACCGAACATTATGCGCTTGAGGACCTTCCCGGTCGACAGGTGGCCGCCGTAGTGAACTTCCCCCCGCGCCAGATCGGGCCGATGATGTCGGAAGTGCTGACGCTGGGCTTTCCCGATGCGGACGGGAAGGTCGTGCTGTTCCACCCGAGCGTGGCCGTTCCCAATGGCGGGCGACTGTTCTGA
- the ubiG gene encoding bifunctional 2-polyprenyl-6-hydroxyphenol methylase/3-demethylubiquinol 3-O-methyltransferase UbiG, protein MAARGWYKPGMGVNIATIDPREAEHFGRLAADWWNPKGESAMLHRLNPVRLRYIREAVDAHWGTDPRDFLPLKGRTALDVGCGAGLLCEPLARLGAAVTGVDAAPENIGAARAHAAAAGLSIDYRAGEFEREVSGRTFDLVTSMEVVEHVADPAAFVAGLAAALTPGGLMVLSTPNRTPLSRLAMITVGEGLGMIPRGTHDHDKFLTPDELTALLEDAGMAVTDITGLGFSPTVGFHLSGDMSLNYLLAARHA, encoded by the coding sequence ATGGCCGCGCGCGGCTGGTACAAGCCGGGGATGGGCGTGAACATTGCAACGATCGATCCGCGCGAGGCCGAACATTTCGGCCGACTCGCGGCGGACTGGTGGAATCCGAAGGGCGAGTCGGCGATGCTGCACCGGCTGAACCCGGTGCGCCTGCGCTATATCCGCGAAGCAGTCGATGCGCATTGGGGCACCGACCCGCGCGACTTTTTGCCGCTCAAGGGCAGGACCGCGCTCGATGTCGGATGCGGCGCCGGGCTGTTGTGCGAGCCGCTTGCCCGGCTCGGCGCGGCGGTGACCGGGGTGGATGCTGCGCCGGAGAATATCGGTGCGGCCCGCGCGCACGCCGCAGCCGCGGGCCTGTCCATCGACTATCGCGCGGGCGAGTTCGAGCGGGAGGTTTCCGGACGGACGTTCGATCTGGTGACGTCGATGGAGGTGGTCGAACATGTCGCCGATCCCGCCGCCTTCGTTGCGGGTCTTGCGGCCGCGCTGACGCCGGGCGGGCTGATGGTTCTCTCCACCCCCAATCGAACGCCTCTCTCTCGGCTCGCGATGATCACGGTGGGCGAGGGGCTGGGAATGATCCCGCGCGGCACCCACGATCATGACAAATTTCTGACTCCCGACGAACTGACCGCGTTGCTCGAAGACGCGGGGATGGCGGTGACCGACATTACCGGTCTTGGGTTCTCGCCTACTGTCGGATTTCACCTGAGCGGGGACATGAGCTTGAATTATCTGCTTGCCGCGCGGCACGCCTGA
- a CDS encoding aspartate kinase, which yields MARIVMKFGGTSMAGIERIRNVAARVKREWEAGNQVAVVVSAMAGETDRLVGFCKEASPLYDLREYDVVVASGEQVTSGLLAITLQAMGVPARSWLGWQLPIHTSSAHASARIGTIETDALNASLADGQVAVVPGFQGLAEDNRVTTLGRGGSDTSAVAVAAAMKADRCDIYTDVDGVYTTDPRIVPRARKLSKVTYEEMLELASVGAKVLQTRSVGLAMKEGVRVRVLSSFEDTHDEEGHRGTLIVGEEEINDVERQLITGIAADKNEAKVTLTNVPDRPGAVAHIFGPLAEAGINVDMIVQNVAHATGSTDVTFTVPRAELARALDVLGKAKGPIGYDELIHDTKIAKISVVGVGMRSHAGVAATMFDTLADRRINILAITTSEIKVSVLIHEDETELAVRVLHTAYGLDAPEDEAA from the coding sequence ATGGCGCGTATCGTGATGAAGTTCGGCGGCACGTCGATGGCGGGCATCGAGCGGATTCGCAATGTCGCTGCGCGGGTGAAGCGCGAATGGGAGGCGGGCAACCAGGTCGCGGTCGTCGTCTCCGCCATGGCGGGCGAGACCGACCGGCTGGTCGGCTTCTGCAAGGAAGCCAGCCCGCTCTACGACCTGCGCGAATATGATGTCGTCGTCGCATCGGGCGAGCAGGTGACGAGCGGACTGCTCGCCATCACGCTCCAGGCGATGGGGGTACCCGCGCGCAGCTGGCTCGGCTGGCAATTGCCGATCCATACCAGCAGTGCGCATGCCAGCGCACGCATCGGCACGATCGAGACCGATGCGCTCAACGCCAGCCTCGCCGATGGTCAGGTCGCGGTGGTTCCCGGTTTCCAGGGCCTGGCCGAGGACAATCGCGTGACCACCCTGGGACGCGGCGGATCGGATACCAGCGCGGTCGCGGTCGCAGCAGCGATGAAGGCCGACCGGTGCGACATCTATACCGATGTCGACGGCGTCTATACCACCGACCCGCGCATCGTTCCGCGGGCGCGCAAGCTGTCCAAGGTCACGTACGAAGAGATGCTGGAACTGGCGAGCGTCGGGGCGAAGGTGCTCCAGACCCGCTCGGTCGGGCTGGCGATGAAGGAGGGGGTGCGCGTGCGCGTCCTGTCCTCGTTTGAAGACACGCATGACGAAGAGGGCCATCGCGGCACGCTGATCGTCGGCGAAGAGGAGATCAACGACGTGGAACGGCAGCTCATCACCGGCATCGCCGCCGACAAGAACGAAGCCAAGGTGACGCTTACCAATGTCCCCGACCGGCCGGGCGCCGTCGCGCACATCTTCGGCCCGCTGGCAGAGGCCGGGATCAATGTCGACATGATCGTCCAGAATGTCGCCCACGCGACCGGATCGACCGACGTGACCTTCACCGTGCCGCGCGCCGAACTGGCCCGCGCGCTCGACGTGCTGGGCAAGGCGAAGGGACCGATCGGCTATGACGAACTGATCCACGATACAAAGATCGCCAAGATCAGCGTCGTCGGCGTCGGGATGCGCAGCCATGCCGGCGTGGCAGCGACGATGTTCGACACGCTGGCGGATCGGCGGATCAATATCCTTGCGATCACCACCAGCGAGATCAAGGTTTCGGTGCTGATCCATGAGGACGAGACCGAGCTGGCCGTCCGCGTGCTCCACACCGCCTATGGGCTGGACGCGCCGGAGGACGAAGCGGCCTGA
- a CDS encoding helix-turn-helix domain-containing protein encodes MDGEPGETPNLFPEKVGEKLRDARLAQGMELSDVAARTRVPLRHLQAIEASDYSGLPTPTYAIGFVKAYARAVGADEVALAKELRQETSDTFAAREVYESYDPTDPVREPPSGIVWAGAAIALLLVGALALWYGTDLFRGGTAIAPEPAVTATPTPAPTPSPTASLTGGQVTLTATQPVWLRIYDATGARLFEKEMAVGERYDVPRDANNPMINLGRPEAVQVTINGSNVPPLGEAGRAIKDVPVSAEALRARASTAGAVPTPGT; translated from the coding sequence ATGGACGGCGAACCCGGCGAAACCCCGAACCTTTTTCCGGAGAAGGTAGGGGAAAAGCTGCGCGATGCGCGGCTCGCCCAGGGGATGGAGCTGTCCGACGTGGCCGCGCGCACCCGCGTGCCGCTCCGCCACCTCCAGGCGATCGAGGCGTCGGACTATTCGGGGCTGCCCACCCCGACCTATGCGATCGGCTTTGTAAAGGCCTATGCGCGAGCGGTCGGCGCGGATGAGGTAGCGCTGGCCAAGGAGTTGCGCCAGGAAACTTCCGACACCTTCGCCGCGCGCGAAGTCTATGAAAGCTATGACCCCACCGATCCGGTGCGCGAACCGCCCAGCGGGATCGTCTGGGCGGGAGCGGCGATCGCGCTGCTGCTCGTCGGCGCGCTCGCGCTTTGGTACGGCACCGATCTGTTCCGTGGCGGCACCGCGATTGCTCCCGAACCGGCGGTGACCGCGACACCGACTCCCGCGCCGACCCCAAGTCCGACGGCATCGCTCACCGGCGGCCAGGTGACGCTGACCGCGACCCAACCTGTGTGGCTGCGCATCTATGATGCGACCGGCGCGCGCTTGTTCGAGAAGGAGATGGCGGTAGGCGAGCGGTATGATGTGCCGCGCGACGCCAATAATCCGATGATCAACCTTGGCCGTCCGGAGGCGGTCCAGGTGACGATCAACGGATCGAACGTGCCGCCGCTGGGCGAGGCGGGACGCGCGATCAAGGACGTGCCGGTGAGCGCAGAGGCATTGCGCGCGCGCGCATCGACTGCGGGCGCGGTGCCGACGCCGGGCACTTAA
- the ptsP gene encoding phosphoenolpyruvate--protein phosphotransferase yields MPVSAAASAREILTRLHDVMASRTPAQSKLNAVVEIIGESLRSEVCSIYLLREGVLELFATRGLAQEAVHVTKLALGEGLVGMIARNVETLNLDEAASHPDFAYRPETGEEKYHSFAGVPIIRKERAVGVLAVQHSDPRRYEEVEIEALQTVAMVLSELIANAGLVDEAGATGGATRPQSTATARITGFKLVEGMAAGAAVFHQPRITIEHTVAEDTEAERHRVYAAFDKMREQIDRMTSQADFGAAGEHDEVLETYKMFAYDEGWSRRINEAIDSGLTAEAAIERVQQRTRMRMRQIDDPLLRDRMHDLEDLSNRLLRIVSGQLGTAAQLGLRQDSILIARNLGPAELLEYDRRRLKGVVLEEGSLTAHVTIVARAMGVPVLGRVKDIRRLVAEGDRLLIDVTEETLVIRPSLAMEEAFDAKLLVTQKRRAAFAALKNVAPETKDGQRITVMVNAGLRDDVAALDLTGADGIGLFRTEFQFLVSATLPQREGQKRLYKDVLDAAGDRPVIFRTVDIGGDKALPYLDHDENGDEENPAMGWRALRLALDREGLMKVQARALLEAAAGRTLNVMFPMVSEPWEFDEARALFEAQRIWLEGRGHKLPLHIRYGAMLEVPALAEVLDILLPRLDFLSVGTNDLTQFLFAADRAHPKLAVRYDWLSPSILRFIRRVTREANAAGIPIAVCGEMGGRPLEAMALIGLGIDRLSITPAAVGPIKAMVRSLDRAALAPALETLLAKPPGDMRAALEAWAVAHGVELA; encoded by the coding sequence ATGCCCGTTTCCGCCGCCGCCTCCGCCCGCGAAATCCTGACGCGGCTGCACGATGTGATGGCGTCGCGCACCCCCGCGCAATCGAAGCTGAACGCGGTGGTCGAGATCATCGGCGAGTCGCTGCGCAGCGAAGTCTGTTCGATCTATCTGCTGCGCGAGGGCGTGCTGGAGTTGTTCGCAACGCGCGGGCTGGCGCAGGAGGCGGTGCACGTCACCAAACTGGCGCTGGGCGAGGGTCTGGTCGGCATGATCGCGCGCAATGTCGAGACGCTGAACCTCGACGAAGCGGCCAGCCACCCCGACTTCGCCTATCGCCCCGAAACGGGCGAGGAGAAATATCACAGCTTCGCGGGCGTTCCGATCATCCGCAAGGAGCGCGCGGTGGGCGTGCTCGCGGTGCAGCATTCCGATCCGCGCCGCTACGAAGAAGTCGAGATCGAGGCGCTCCAGACCGTCGCGATGGTGCTTTCCGAACTGATCGCCAATGCGGGACTCGTCGACGAAGCCGGCGCGACGGGGGGGGCGACGCGCCCGCAATCGACCGCCACCGCGCGGATCACCGGGTTCAAGCTGGTCGAGGGCATGGCGGCGGGCGCCGCGGTTTTTCACCAGCCGCGCATCACCATCGAACATACCGTCGCCGAGGATACCGAGGCCGAGCGCCATCGCGTCTATGCCGCATTCGACAAGATGCGCGAGCAGATCGACCGGATGACCAGCCAGGCCGATTTCGGCGCTGCGGGCGAGCATGACGAGGTCCTCGAGACCTACAAGATGTTCGCCTATGACGAAGGCTGGAGCCGCCGCATCAACGAGGCGATCGACAGCGGCCTGACCGCCGAGGCGGCGATCGAGCGCGTTCAGCAACGCACCCGGATGCGGATGCGGCAGATCGACGATCCGCTGCTGCGCGACCGGATGCACGATCTGGAGGACCTGTCGAACCGCCTGCTGCGGATCGTGTCGGGCCAGCTCGGCACTGCGGCCCAACTCGGCTTGCGGCAGGATTCGATCCTGATCGCACGCAATCTGGGTCCCGCCGAACTGCTGGAATATGACCGCCGCCGCCTCAAGGGCGTGGTGCTTGAGGAAGGATCGCTGACCGCGCACGTCACCATCGTCGCGCGCGCGATGGGCGTGCCGGTGCTGGGCCGGGTCAAGGACATCCGCCGCCTGGTCGCGGAGGGCGACCGGCTGCTGATCGACGTGACCGAGGAAACGCTGGTCATCCGTCCGTCGCTGGCGATGGAAGAGGCGTTCGACGCCAAGCTGCTGGTTACCCAGAAGCGCCGCGCCGCCTTTGCCGCGCTCAAGAATGTCGCGCCGGAGACGAAGGATGGGCAGCGGATCACGGTGATGGTCAATGCGGGCCTTCGCGACGATGTCGCCGCGCTCGACCTCACCGGCGCCGACGGGATCGGCCTGTTCCGCACCGAATTCCAGTTCCTCGTCTCCGCCACTTTGCCCCAGCGCGAGGGGCAGAAGCGGCTGTATAAGGATGTCCTGGACGCAGCGGGCGACCGCCCGGTGATCTTCCGCACGGTCGATATCGGCGGCGACAAGGCGCTGCCCTATCTCGACCATGACGAGAATGGCGACGAGGAAAATCCCGCCATGGGCTGGCGCGCGCTGCGCCTCGCGCTCGACCGCGAAGGCTTGATGAAGGTGCAGGCGCGTGCGCTGCTGGAGGCGGCGGCGGGGCGCACGCTCAACGTCATGTTCCCGATGGTGTCGGAACCCTGGGAGTTCGATGAGGCCCGCGCGCTGTTCGAAGCGCAGCGCATCTGGCTGGAGGGTCGCGGCCATAAATTGCCGTTGCATATCCGCTATGGCGCGATGCTGGAGGTGCCGGCGCTCGCCGAAGTGCTCGATATCCTGCTGCCACGGCTCGATTTTCTGTCTGTCGGCACCAACGATCTGACTCAGTTCCTGTTCGCCGCCGATCGCGCGCATCCCAAGCTGGCGGTGCGCTACGACTGGCTCAGCCCCTCGATTCTGCGCTTCATTCGGCGCGTCACGCGCGAGGCGAATGCCGCAGGGATTCCCATCGCGGTGTGCGGCGAGATGGGTGGAAGGCCGCTGGAGGCGATGGCACTGATCGGCCTTGGCATCGATCGCCTGTCGATCACCCCCGCCGCGGTGGGTCCGATCAAGGCGATGGTCCGGTCGCTCGACCGCGCCGCGCTGGCTCCCGCACTGGAAACGCTACTCGCGAAGCCTCCGGGCGACATGCGCGCAGCACTCGAAGCGTGGGCGGTGGCGCACGGAGTCGAGCTTGCCTGA
- a CDS encoding AAC(3)-I family aminoglycoside N-acetyltransferase, with protein MIDRLKPGDDTLFAAMNALFGTEFDDPETYLGAPPDAAHVAALLANPGFVALVAREGNAVVGALVAYILPKFEQARSEVYIYDLAVAAAHRRKGIATALIEALKPIARAAGAWVIYVQADYADPPAIALYTKLGVREEVLHFDIALDQAASSSGASSP; from the coding sequence ATGATCGATCGCCTCAAGCCCGGCGACGATACTCTGTTCGCGGCGATGAACGCATTGTTCGGAACCGAGTTCGACGATCCCGAAACCTATCTCGGCGCGCCGCCCGACGCCGCCCATGTCGCGGCCCTGCTTGCCAATCCCGGCTTCGTCGCGCTCGTCGCGCGCGAGGGCAACGCTGTGGTCGGCGCGCTTGTGGCCTATATCCTGCCCAAGTTCGAACAGGCGCGAAGCGAAGTCTATATCTACGACCTCGCCGTCGCCGCGGCGCATCGACGAAAGGGCATCGCGACGGCATTGATCGAAGCGCTCAAGCCGATCGCACGCGCGGCCGGCGCATGGGTCATCTATGTGCAGGCCGACTATGCCGATCCGCCAGCGATCGCGCTCTACACCAAGCTCGGCGTGCGCGAGGAGGTGCTGCACTTCGACATCGCGTTGGATCAGGCCGCTTCGTCCTCCGGCGCGTCCAGCCCATAG
- the ung gene encoding uracil-DNA glycosylase, with protein sequence MAVNLHPDWLEPLQREFDSPYMAALRQFLLEEKAAGKRIFPRGRDWFRALDLTPPSSIRVVILGQDPYHGEGQAHGLCFSVQPGVRVPPSLVNIYKELKADLGIDPPGHGFLEHWAKQGVLLLNNVLTVEMGLAASHKGRGWERFTDAVVAHVNALPDPVVFMLWGSHAQKKAASVDPRHLVLKSVHPSPLSAHGGFFGCRHFSKANAFLEANGRGAIDWALPPV encoded by the coding sequence ATGGCCGTCAATCTCCATCCCGACTGGCTCGAACCGCTCCAGCGCGAATTCGATAGCCCGTACATGGCCGCGCTGCGCCAGTTCCTGCTGGAGGAGAAAGCGGCGGGCAAGCGCATTTTCCCGCGCGGGCGTGATTGGTTCCGCGCGCTCGATCTTACCCCGCCGTCCAGCATCCGCGTCGTGATCCTGGGGCAGGATCCCTATCATGGTGAGGGGCAGGCGCATGGCCTGTGCTTCTCGGTCCAGCCCGGCGTCCGCGTGCCGCCGAGCCTGGTCAATATCTACAAGGAGCTGAAGGCCGATCTCGGCATTGATCCGCCCGGCCACGGCTTCCTCGAGCATTGGGCGAAGCAGGGCGTGTTGCTGCTCAACAACGTCCTGACGGTCGAGATGGGGCTGGCGGCGTCGCACAAGGGGCGGGGGTGGGAGCGGTTCACTGACGCGGTCGTCGCGCATGTCAACGCGCTGCCCGATCCAGTGGTGTTCATGCTGTGGGGCAGCCACGCTCAGAAAAAGGCTGCGTCGGTCGATCCGCGGCATCTGGTGCTCAAATCGGTCCACCCGTCGCCGCTCTCGGCGCACGGCGGCTTTTTCGGGTGTCGGCATTTCTCGAAGGCGAACGCCTTCCTTGAAGCGAACGGGCGCGGCGCGATCGACTGGGCGCTGCCCCCGGTTTGA
- a CDS encoding NAD(P)H-dependent flavin oxidoreductase gives MTIGEERLQRRMARGIEFLGSETAILCGAMSWVSERNLVAAISNAGGFGLIACGAMTPELLDAEIAGTKALTDKPFGVNLITMHPQLFDLIAVCAKHEVTHIVLAGGLPPAGSLDAIKGNGAKLICFAPALSLAKKLIRSGVDALVVEGMEAGGHIGPVSTSVLAQEILPEVAEQVPVFVAGGIGRGEAIAGYLDMGAAGVQLGTRFACATESIAHPNFKKAFFRASARDAISSVQIDPRLPVIPVRALKNASSELFTAKQREVAQLLDEGKVEMMEAQLQIEHYWAGALRRAVIEGDVDNGSLMAGQSVGMVTKEEPVADIIAQLMAEAAAALEKRAA, from the coding sequence ATGACCATTGGTGAAGAGCGCCTTCAGCGCCGCATGGCGCGCGGTATCGAATTTCTCGGCAGCGAGACTGCGATCCTTTGCGGGGCGATGTCCTGGGTGAGCGAGCGGAACCTCGTGGCCGCCATCTCCAACGCAGGCGGCTTCGGCCTGATCGCGTGCGGGGCGATGACGCCCGAACTGCTCGACGCCGAGATCGCGGGCACGAAGGCGCTGACCGACAAGCCGTTCGGCGTGAACCTGATCACCATGCATCCGCAGCTGTTCGATTTGATCGCGGTCTGCGCCAAGCATGAGGTCACGCATATCGTGCTGGCTGGCGGCCTGCCCCCGGCGGGGTCGCTCGACGCAATCAAGGGCAATGGCGCAAAGTTGATCTGCTTCGCCCCGGCGCTCAGCCTCGCCAAGAAGCTGATCCGTTCGGGCGTCGATGCCTTGGTGGTCGAGGGGATGGAGGCCGGCGGCCATATCGGCCCGGTCTCGACCAGCGTTCTGGCCCAGGAAATCCTGCCCGAGGTCGCCGAACAGGTCCCGGTGTTCGTTGCGGGTGGAATCGGGCGGGGGGAGGCGATCGCCGGCTATCTCGACATGGGCGCGGCGGGCGTCCAGCTCGGCACCCGCTTTGCCTGTGCGACCGAAAGCATCGCGCACCCCAATTTCAAGAAAGCGTTCTTCCGCGCCAGTGCACGCGATGCGATCTCCAGCGTCCAGATCGACCCGCGCCTGCCGGTCATCCCCGTCCGCGCGCTCAAGAACGCCTCGTCCGAGCTGTTCACCGCCAAGCAGCGGGAGGTCGCGCAGCTATTGGACGAGGGCAAGGTCGAGATGATGGAGGCCCAGCTCCAGATCGAGCATTATTGGGCGGGCGCGCTGCGCCGCGCGGTGATCGAGGGCGATGTCGACAATGGTTCGCTGATGGCCGGCCAGTCGGTCGGCATGGTGACGAAGGAAGAACCCGTCGCGGACATCATCGCCCAGCTGATGGCCGAGGCGGCAGCAGCGCTGGAGAAGCGGGCGGCTTAG
- a CDS encoding tetratricopeptide repeat protein, giving the protein MMRFPGKGAATAVVLAAMAAVALPVAAQSSRDGIEGRVDRLEREMRAVQRKVFPGGAGQTVEPQITAPQQGPGAPGIPASGVVTDLTARVNALESQLSGLTGQIEQSQYRIRQLEDAFNAYKRSTDARLKALEDTASSVGGAETSAPVPGTRPATGGPTTSTPTRPTTPVAGVERPSTDDPAEDGYIYGFRLWSAKQYDKAIAELRTVVQKHPKHRRASYAQNLLGRALLDQGKPALAATAFFENYQKMPNGERAADSLYYLAQALVKMKKPASEVCKVYDELTQVYGDRISEAMKMDVATGRSASKCK; this is encoded by the coding sequence ATGATGCGTTTTCCGGGCAAGGGTGCGGCGACGGCGGTGGTGCTGGCGGCGATGGCAGCGGTCGCGCTGCCGGTTGCGGCGCAAAGCAGCCGTGACGGGATCGAAGGCCGGGTCGACCGGCTGGAGCGCGAGATGCGCGCGGTGCAGCGCAAGGTATTTCCGGGGGGCGCCGGTCAGACGGTCGAGCCCCAGATTACTGCGCCCCAGCAGGGGCCCGGTGCACCGGGCATCCCGGCAAGCGGCGTGGTCACCGACCTGACCGCGCGGGTCAACGCGCTCGAATCGCAATTGTCGGGCCTGACCGGCCAGATCGAGCAGAGCCAGTACCGCATCCGCCAGCTGGAGGATGCGTTCAACGCCTATAAGCGATCGACCGATGCCCGGCTGAAGGCGCTGGAGGATACCGCCTCATCGGTCGGCGGCGCCGAGACGTCTGCTCCCGTCCCGGGAACGCGCCCCGCCACGGGGGGGCCGACAACCAGCACGCCGACACGCCCGACCACGCCGGTCGCCGGCGTCGAGCGACCCTCGACCGACGATCCTGCGGAGGATGGCTATATCTACGGTTTCCGTCTGTGGTCCGCGAAACAATATGACAAGGCGATCGCCGAACTGCGCACGGTGGTTCAGAAGCATCCCAAGCACCGCCGGGCGAGCTATGCGCAGAATCTGCTGGGTCGCGCCCTGCTCGACCAGGGCAAGCCCGCGCTCGCAGCGACCGCATTCTTCGAGAATTATCAGAAGATGCCCAATGGCGAGCGCGCCGCCGATTCGCTCTATTATCTCGCCCAGGCGCTGGTGAAGATGAAGAAGCCCGCGAGCGAGGTCTGCAAGGTCTATGACGAGCTGACCCAGGTCTATGGCGACCGCATCAGCGAAGCGATGAAGATGGATGTCGCCACCGGCCGTTCC
- a CDS encoding helix-turn-helix transcriptional regulator yields the protein MAPDLSDLLGALLLAPRRDAASADKAWQQFLRFVQGRGIDYCNFAAFDFDAQDRATASMMVSNMDPAWIEEYLDQRMDARDYVALRRPANTGGFDCFAFGDWLVPHLDARTEISAPVLRGAADSGMHDALAIIGRTPVAPGAEASRYVGFGLGGSAGSAAHAVAQRNELLVAAYALIHAMRPRIDAALDGFEGALTPREQQVLAAFAQGLRRDRIAHRLGISHQMVDLHGANLRRRLKAQTIAEAVAKAFRHGLL from the coding sequence ATGGCACCCGATCTCTCCGATCTGCTCGGCGCGCTGTTGCTCGCCCCGCGGCGCGACGCGGCGTCGGCGGATAAGGCGTGGCAGCAATTCCTGCGCTTCGTGCAGGGACGCGGGATTGATTATTGCAATTTCGCTGCGTTCGATTTCGATGCACAGGACCGCGCGACCGCGTCGATGATGGTCTCGAACATGGACCCGGCCTGGATCGAGGAATATCTGGACCAGCGCATGGACGCCCGTGACTATGTCGCGCTGCGCCGCCCGGCCAACACGGGCGGGTTTGATTGTTTCGCATTCGGAGACTGGCTGGTCCCGCATCTCGACGCGCGCACCGAAATCTCCGCCCCGGTGCTTCGTGGGGCAGCCGATTCGGGAATGCACGATGCGCTCGCGATTATCGGACGAACGCCGGTGGCGCCGGGGGCGGAAGCCAGCCGCTATGTCGGCTTCGGCCTGGGCGGTAGCGCGGGTAGCGCAGCGCACGCCGTTGCGCAGCGCAACGAACTGCTGGTGGCAGCCTATGCGCTGATCCATGCCATGCGCCCCCGTATCGACGCGGCGTTGGATGGGTTCGAGGGCGCCCTGACCCCGCGCGAGCAACAGGTTCTCGCCGCCTTTGCCCAGGGACTGCGCCGCGACCGCATCGCCCATCGGCTAGGCATCTCGCACCAGATGGTCGATCTGCATGGCGCCAATTTGCGCCGTAGACTGAAGGCCCAGACAATCGCGGAGGCCGTGGCGAAAGCGTTTCGCCACGGCCTCCTCTGA